From a single Raphanus sativus cultivar WK10039 unplaced genomic scaffold, ASM80110v3 Scaffold4246, whole genome shotgun sequence genomic region:
- the LOC108837773 gene encoding 60S ribosomal protein L36a has product MVNIPKTKKTYCKNKECKKHTLHKVTQYKKGKDSLAAQGKRRYDRKQSGYGGQTKPVFHKKAKTTKKIVLRLQCQTCKHFSQHSIKRCKHFEIGGDKKGKGTSLF; this is encoded by the exons ATG GTGAACATTCCAAAGACTAAGAAGACTTACTGCAAGAACAAGGAATGCAAGAAGCATACCTTGCACAAGGTCACCCagtacaagaagggtaaagaCAGTCTTGCTGCCCAGGGTAAACGTCGTTATGACCGCAAACAATCCGGTTACGGTGGTCAGACCAAGCCCGTCTTCCACAAGAAG gCCAAGACAACCAAGAAGATTGTCTTGAGGCTCCAGTGCCAAACATGCAAGCATTTCTCTCAACACTCGATTAAG AGGTGCAAGCACTTCGAGATTGGTGGAGACAAGAAGGGAAAAGGAACATCTCTCTTTTAA